Proteins encoded within one genomic window of Streptomyces kaniharaensis:
- the msrA gene encoding peptide-methionine (S)-S-oxide reductase MsrA, with protein sequence MLFNRHKTSLVPADQALPGRETPLFALREPHTVLGHPLTGPYPEGLEVADFGLGCFWGAERTFWRLPGVWTTLVGYQGGYTPNPTYEEVCSGLTGHTEAVRVVFDPAVISYERLLKTFWEAHDPTQGNRQGNDVGTQYRSAVYTHSPAQAAAAIATRDAFQPALTALGLGPITTEIAPAGPFHPAEPYHQQYLSDAKNPNGYCGLGGTGASCPIGVARTKG encoded by the coding sequence GTGCTGTTCAACCGCCACAAGACCTCGCTCGTCCCCGCCGACCAGGCGTTGCCCGGCCGGGAGACGCCGCTCTTCGCCCTGCGCGAACCGCACACCGTCCTCGGCCACCCGCTCACCGGCCCGTACCCGGAGGGGCTGGAGGTGGCCGACTTCGGGCTGGGCTGCTTCTGGGGCGCCGAGCGGACGTTCTGGCGCCTGCCCGGCGTCTGGACGACGCTGGTCGGCTACCAGGGCGGCTACACCCCGAACCCGACGTACGAGGAGGTGTGCAGCGGGCTGACCGGGCACACCGAGGCGGTCCGGGTGGTGTTCGACCCGGCGGTGATCTCCTACGAGCGGCTGCTGAAGACCTTCTGGGAGGCGCATGACCCGACGCAGGGCAACCGCCAGGGCAACGACGTGGGCACCCAGTACCGCTCCGCCGTCTACACCCACTCCCCCGCCCAGGCCGCCGCCGCCATCGCCACCCGGGACGCCTTCCAGCCGGCCCTGACGGCCCTCGGTCTCGGCCCGATCACCACCGAGATCGCCCCGGCCGGCCCGTTCCACCCGGCCGAGCCGTACCACCAGCAGTACCTGTCCGACGCCAAGAACCCCAACGGCTACTGCGGCCTCGGCGGCACCGGCGCCTCCTGCCCGATCGGGGTGGCCCGCACGAAGGGCTGA
- a CDS encoding cupin domain-containing protein, giving the protein MSGIFQRNFDDPEEVRPFEEGKGELRLVNLDGGPVGRAVFEPGWHWSEHVKPIVKTDSCQSAHTAYVVSGRMKIVMDDGREVEIGPGDFTVIPPGHDAWTVGEEPCVVVDWQGFADYAKR; this is encoded by the coding sequence ATGTCCGGTATCTTCCAACGGAACTTCGACGACCCCGAGGAAGTCCGGCCCTTCGAGGAGGGCAAGGGGGAACTGCGTCTGGTCAACCTGGACGGCGGCCCGGTGGGCCGGGCCGTGTTCGAGCCGGGTTGGCACTGGTCCGAGCACGTCAAGCCGATCGTCAAGACCGACAGCTGCCAGTCCGCCCACACGGCGTACGTCGTCTCCGGCCGGATGAAGATCGTCATGGACGACGGCCGGGAGGTCGAGATCGGCCCCGGTGATTTCACGGTCATCCCGCCCGGGCACGACGCCTGGACGGTCGGCGAGGAGCCGTGCGTGGTCGTCGACTGGCAGGGGTTCGCCGACTACGCCAAGCGGTGA
- a CDS encoding L,D-transpeptidase codes for MTVRDGQGRSAGGSWSRRGVLAGLIGAPVLLLAACNDTEGVKSADSGGTGGSGSGSATPKTSAAVITVTPADGATAASFSEPVKVTVAGGTLGAVKVTDSTGKELAGQLSADGTGWTSAAGPVSGTKYTVAVTAVDKDKLEAHANAVFTTATPANTFVGYFTPEDGSVVGVGMPVSINFSKPVTDRKAVQQAITVTAEPGVEIVGHWFSSTRLDFRPQEYWAKGTKVTLKLRLKDVEGAKGVYGTQSKDVRFTIGRAQTSVADLAAKKLTVTTDGQVSAVYQISGGAPDHLTWGGKMVISEQYQQTRMNSQTVNLGSEYDIADVPHAQRLTTSGTFVHGNYWSSPSIFGSQNTSHGCVGLQDAKGAQDSGTDGYKFFQSSIIGDVVEVVNSGDKTVDPANGLNGWNVGWAEWKAGSAV; via the coding sequence GTGACGGTACGCGACGGTCAGGGCCGGTCGGCCGGGGGCAGCTGGAGCCGGCGCGGCGTACTCGCGGGCCTGATCGGAGCCCCCGTCCTCCTGCTGGCGGCCTGCAACGACACCGAGGGCGTCAAGAGCGCCGACTCGGGCGGCACCGGCGGGTCCGGCAGCGGCAGCGCCACACCGAAGACCTCGGCCGCCGTGATCACCGTCACCCCCGCCGACGGCGCCACCGCCGCCAGCTTCAGCGAGCCGGTCAAGGTCACCGTCGCCGGCGGCACGCTGGGCGCCGTCAAGGTCACCGACTCCACCGGCAAGGAACTGGCCGGGCAGCTCAGCGCCGACGGCACCGGCTGGACCTCCGCCGCAGGACCGGTCAGCGGCACCAAGTACACCGTCGCCGTGACCGCCGTCGACAAGGACAAGCTGGAGGCGCACGCCAACGCCGTCTTCACCACCGCCACCCCGGCCAACACCTTCGTGGGCTACTTCACCCCGGAGGACGGCTCGGTCGTCGGCGTCGGCATGCCGGTCTCGATCAACTTCAGCAAGCCGGTCACCGACCGCAAGGCCGTCCAGCAGGCGATCACCGTGACGGCCGAGCCCGGTGTCGAGATCGTCGGGCACTGGTTCTCCAGTACCCGCCTCGACTTCCGGCCGCAGGAGTACTGGGCCAAGGGCACCAAGGTCACCCTCAAGTTGCGGCTCAAGGACGTCGAGGGCGCCAAGGGCGTGTACGGCACCCAGTCCAAGGACGTGCGCTTCACCATCGGCCGCGCCCAGACCAGCGTCGCCGACCTCGCCGCCAAGAAGCTCACCGTCACCACCGACGGCCAGGTCAGCGCCGTGTACCAGATCTCCGGCGGCGCGCCCGACCACCTCACCTGGGGCGGCAAGATGGTCATCTCCGAGCAGTACCAGCAGACCCGGATGAACTCGCAGACCGTCAACCTCGGCAGCGAGTACGACATCGCCGACGTGCCGCACGCCCAGCGGCTCACCACCTCGGGCACCTTCGTCCACGGCAACTACTGGTCCTCGCCGTCGATCTTCGGCAGCCAGAACACCAGCCACGGCTGCGTCGGCCTGCAGGACGCCAAGGGCGCGCAGGACTCGGGCACGGACGGCTACAAGTTCTTCCAGTCCTCGATCATCGGCGACGTCGTCGAGGTCGTGAACTCCGGCGACAAGACCGTCGACCCGGCCAACGGCCTGAACGGCTGGAACGTGGGCTGGGCCGAGTGGAAGGCCGGCAGCGCGGTCTGA